A single region of the Lotus japonicus ecotype B-129 chromosome 4, LjGifu_v1.2 genome encodes:
- the LOC130715816 gene encoding uncharacterized protein LOC130715816 — protein MDTTSLSSNSPSLIFLSRRSLPSTRHNQILLHQRHGSLSFNPITCTSSSGSNTTDDDADSVQAPTKTPPVELKLRRSRSRRQAKLQREKNGAVSNSMQTLNAKASEKPPKKWEDMSLTEKAIELYVGEKGALFWLNKFAYASIFIMIGAWIVFRFVGPALNLYQLDAPPLAPTDTFKGPS, from the coding sequence ATGGACACCACCTCCCTCTCTTCAAACTCACCTTCCCTCATCTTTCTCTCTAGACGTTCACTCCCATCAACCAGGCACAACCAGATCCTCCTGCATCAACGCCATGGTTCTCTCAGTTTCAACCCCATCACATGCACTAGCAGCAGCGGCAGCAATACAACTGATGATGATGCAGATTCAGTTCAAGCACCCACCAAAACACCACCTGTGGAACTAAAGCTCCGGAGAAGTAGATCAAGAAGGCAAGCCAAACTACAAAGAGAGAAGAATGGAGCAGTCTCAAACAGCATGCAAACCTTAAATGCAAAGGCTTCAGAGAAACCTCCTAAGAAATGGGAGGACATGAGTTTGACTGAGAAGGCAATAGAGCTGTATGTGGGAGAGAAGGGTGCTCTGTTTTGGCTCAACAAATTTGCTTATGCTTCAATCTTCATCATGATTGGGGCTTGGATAGTGTTCAGGTTTGTGGGTCCTGCGCTCAACCTTTACCAGCTGGATGCTCCTCCACTGGCTCCTACTGATACATTCAAGGGACCTTCCTGA